ACGGAAGATATGCCCTTGCATTGTATAATGCAGGGGCTTTAATCTTACAGCGAGGAATAATATGAACAAAAGCAATAAAAAATACAAATTAAATTATCTTACCGAAGATTTTTATAAAAAATATAATTCTGACTCTTATCCTGAAATAGAAAACAAATCAAATCGACCTTATATGGTGATGCTTGTTCAGATTGAAAACAATACATTTGCAATTCCATTTCGAACAAATTTAAAACATAATAACTGTTACAAATTTGAAAATTCGTCTCGTCCTACCCAAAGCATAACAGGACTTGACTATTCTAAAGCAGTTATTGTAAATGACAGTAACTACATAGGAGCGCCTGCAAGAATAAATGATATGGAATATACTGAACTTGATACAAATTATCATATTATTATCAAAAGATTTACAACTTTTGTAAAAGGATATATTAAATATGCTAATGGAAGGCTCAATGAATTCCAGGCAAAAAAATATAAATATACAACACTCAAATATTTTCACAATGAACTTGGGATAGAATAACGCTGATAATAGCGTTATTTTTTTATAAAAAATCCTTTTATTTTGAGTTTTTTTAATATTTTTAGGACAACTAAAATAAACTGTACTAAACGGAACGAAAGGAATGATTTTAATTATGAAAAAGAAAAGAATAAAAAAGGACAAAGTAAAAATGCCCGAATTTTTAAATTTAAGATTTATCGGTGCTTTAGTAATAGTCGGGATTGCGATTTATTTAAAATTTAATCCTGCATATTTTAATAAAACCATGTCCGCAGTAATGGGTACAAACTGCGATTACAATCTTCTTTTGTCAGATGTTAAAAAAACCGTATATGCCCATACAGTCGGGGGCAAAGTTTTTATGATGCCTGTTTCTGATATTATTACCTCTCCATTCGGGGAAAGAGATGATCCTCTTACTAACGAAAAGGTAACTCATACGGGGATTGACATAAATGCAAGCGAGAACACCGAAGTTAAATCGGCATATTCGGGCAAAGTTTTAAGAGTAGAAGAAAATGAATTTTACGGAAAATTTATTATGATAGAACATTTTAACTCGCTCGTTTCCCTTTACGGACATTTAAATGAGCAGAAGGTAAAAGTCGGAGACATGGTGGAAAAGGGCGATATTATAGGACTATCAGGCTCAACAGGACGTTCAACAGGCCCTCATCTTCATTTTGAAATACGAAAAGACGGTAAGTGCGTTGACCCCGAAGGGTATCTTATATGAAAAATATAAAAATAAATCCCCTTTTTTTCTTTGTTCTTCTTATAAGCATTTTTTTAAAAGTCTGGGATATGTTCTTTTTGGCTTTCCTTACCGCAACCCTCCACGAAGCAGGACATCTTATTATGATTAAGGGAAGCCGTGTAGAAATAAAATATATAAAAATAGAGCCGTTCGGAATTTCGATAAAACTTAAGAATTTATTTATAAAAAACCCTCAGGACGAAATAAAAATTGCTATAGCAGGGCCTCTTTGCAATTTTATTGTTTCTTTATTATGTCTTGTTCTTCTGAAGGAAAAGGCACATTTTTTATATTTTTCAAATTTATGTATGGGACTTTTTAATTTACTCCCTGCTCTCCCTCTTGACGGCGGAAGAATACTTAAAGCGCACCTTTCAAAAAAAATGGGGTATCTTAGAAGTTATAAACTTACTCTTTTTATAACAAGAATAATAAGTGTTATAACCGTAGCAACAGGTTTTTTTATACTTTATGTAACAAAGTTTAATTTTTCGGTGTGTATAATAGGTTTTTTCCTCATTTTCAATTTATTCTCTGAAAAAAATCACACTTATTTTTTTATGTTAAAAGAAATAACCTCTTACAAGGAAAAAAACAGAGAAATTGAAAAAATGCCTGTAAATCATGTTGCTGTCAATAAGAACTTTTATATAAGAAAAATTTTTTATGACCTTTCATTATGGGGATACCATATCTTTTCAGTAGTAGAAAACGGAAAAGTCTTAAGAACCTTCAGCGAGGGTGAACTTATGGAAGGACTAATCAAATACGGAAGTTCGGCTAAGGTGGAAGATTTACTGTAAATTATTGAAAAAAAGTTTTTGATATGGTAGAATAGATTTAACTTAAGTTAAATCTATTCAGCTAAATTCGCCTGATGGCGAGCTAAATGTGCTAAAGCACGCTAAATTACTTCGTAGCTAAATTGACCTTCGGTCAGCTATGAGGCGAATTTAATTTAGCTGTTTTGAAAAAACAATTTAGCTATGGAGCTAAGCGGAATAATTTAGCTTTGCAACTTGTTGCAAAATTTAGCTAAAAATGATTGGATGTGTAGATATGGCAGAAAGCATAATGCTTGATAAAGCAAAAGATTTTGCAGTTGAAATTATAAATATGTGCAAAGACATAAAAGAAACAAAAAGAGAAAGTGTTTTAACAAATCAGCTTATGCGTTCGGGAACATCAATCGGTGCCAATATTCACGAATCGAAATATGCTCACGGAACGGCTGATTTTATATCAAAAATGCAAATAGGTTTAAAAGAGTGTTACGAGTCAGAATATTGGCTGGAACTTCTGAACAGAACAGGATATATAGATGATGAAACATATAAGTCAATAATAAATGCTTGCGGTCAAATTCGCAGAATGTTGATTTCATCAATTAACACAGTAAAAGAAAAAACAAACAATAAGGAGAGATAAATATGGGATTGATTATAGTTTTAGTGCTTGTAGGGTTAGTTATTTCTTATGTATTATCAGAAGAGTTTATGGAAATCGCATCCAAAAAAGGATATTATAATAGAAAATATTTTTGGTATTGTTTTTTGTTTGGGATAGCAGGATACTTAATTGTCATTGCTTTGCCCACTAAAGAGGAAGGCGTTCACAAAAAAGGTTTTAGCGTTGAAAATAATACAATAGATAAACACGAGGATAAAAATGAATATATCGGAATTTTTCCGAAATTTGATTTTTCGGATGAAGATGGATTAAAACAGTGTCCAAATTGTGGCACGTGTCATGATTCTGCGTATGAAGTTTGTCCGGCATGCAAGTATACATATAATAAGTAAGAGGTTTAACAATCGGTATCTAAATTGTACGTCAATTCTATAATGAGTTTAATCGTGAAACGATTAAACTCAGCGATATAAATTCCTGACGGAATTTGCGCATACGAGCTTGCGAGTATCAAGGTTCTCCGAAATATAGAAATCTCTGATTTTGTTATATTTCGTGAGGTCCTTATATGCCTTGCGGTGCGATATATTACTTCGTAATGCGATATGTCCCTTCGGGACGAGATTAAGGAATTTATATCATATCGCAACCGAACGGAAAGAGGTTATATCGCATTTGAGCAGAGTGAAAATATATCGCACGAACGAAGTGAGTATATCGCCAAAAAGTGTGGCATCCAAATTATGCAGTCTTTATAATCTTTGATATACAAGGGACAAAAATATATCGTGATAAAACTCTTTTATGGAGGTTATACATATGGATAATAAAATACAAATATTTGAAGATAAAAGAATAAGAACTGCTTGGAATGAAGAAACAGAAGAATGGTATTTTTCTGTCAGTGATGTTGTAGAAATCTTAACTGATAGTAGAGATGTTAAACAATACATAAAAAAGATGCGTAGCCGAGATGCTGAACTTAATTCTAAATGGGGTACAATTTGTACCCCTGTTGAAATGATTGCTCTGGATGATAAAAAGAGAAAGATACAAGCGGCAAATGTTGCCGGAATTCTTCGCATAATTCAATCTATTCCGTCACCTAAAGCAGAACCTTTTAAGATGTGGCTCGCCGAAGTCGGAAAAGAACGAATTGATGAAACTATTGACCCTGAACTTGCAATTGATAGAGCAATAGAAACTTTTCAAAAGAAAGGCTACAGTGACGAATGGATACATCAAAGGATTTTATCTATCAGGGTGCGCAATGCTTTGACTGATGAATGGGATAAGCACGGGGTTCGAAAGGGCGTAGAATATGCTATTCTTACAGATGAGATTACAAAAGCTTGGTCAGGGATGACAACAAGAAAATATAAAAACCTCAAAGGACTTACAAAAGAAAATTTGAGAGATAATATGAGTACAACCGAACTTATACTAAATATGCTAGCGGAAACATCTACGACAGACATTTCAAAAGAAGAACATCCACAAGGGTTGTCAGAAAATATTAAGGTTGCAAAACGTGGTGGAAATGTTGCTAAGATTGCAAGACAAGCATTAGAAACGGAAACGGGAAAACCTGCTATTACTTCTCAAAATGCAGCTGAATTAAACAAAGCTGTAGTTGATTTAATTGAAAATATATCAAAAGAGGAAGAATAATAAATATAATTTTTTTGGTCTGCCTGACAAAATTATATAATGATTTCATCAAAGATGAAAATTGCGATATATTTTTAAATATCCTCTCCAAAGGCGAGATATTTAAAAAATGATAAAGGAGAAAAAATTTATGTATACAATTTTTGTTGTTTTTAAATGTGTTCCTAAAAAAAGAGAAGAATATATAGAAAAATTAAAAAAAGAGGGTATTGTTGACGCTATAAGAAACGAAGACGGATGCATTAAGTACGACTTTTATTTTAGCGAAAAAAACAAAGATGAAATTTTACTTTTAGAAACATGGGAAAGTAAGAAACATCAGGAAATTCATCTTTCACAGCCTCACATGGATATTTTAAGAGAACTAAAAAACGATTATGTACTTTCTACCAAAATCGGAGAATTTAAATTAATTTGAAAATAATACAGGCTCTATTCTGGAGGCATATATGGATAACAATATTATAATATTTAAAACGGAAGATGAACAAATAAAGGTAGATGTGAGATTACATAATGAATCTGTTTGGCTTACGATTGACCAAATGGCCGAATTGTTTGAAAGAGATAAATCTACTATTTCAAGGCATATAAAGAATGTTTATTCTGACAAAGAACTACTGCCCGAAGCAACTGTTGCAAAATTTGCAACAGTTCAGATTGAGGGTGATAGAACAGTTGAAAGAAACCTTGACTACTATAATCTTGATGTGATTATTTCTGTTGGCTATCGTGTAAAATCGTTAAGAGGAACTCAATTCAGACAGTGGGCAACAAAAAGGCTTAATGAGTATATCCGCAAAGGATTTACCATGGATGATGAAAGGCTAAAAAATCTTGGTGGAGGCGGATACTGGAAAGAACTTTTAGAAAGAATCAGAGATATTCGTGCATCGGAAAAAGTTTTTTATAGACAAGTGCTTGATATATATGCCACAAGCATTGACTACGATCCCAAAGCTGAAATATCTATAGAATTTTTTAAAAAGGTTCAGAATAAAATTCATTACGCTGTTCATGGGCAAACCGCTGCTGAGGTTATATATAACAGAGCAGATAGTGAAAAAGAATTTATGGGGCTTAGCACATTTAAAGGAAACAGGCCTCATTTAAGCGATGTAGTCATTGCAAAAAACTATCTATACGAAAAAGAACTGCATTCTTTAGGTCAGATTGTTTCGGGATATCTTGATTTTGCCGAAAGACAAGCAGAAAGAGAACAAGTTATGACAATGAAAGATTGGTCAGAACATCTTGATAAAATTCTCACAATGAGCGGAGAGCAATTGTTGGTTGGTGCAGGAAGCATATCACATACACAGGCGGTTAATAAAGCAACCGAGGAATATAAAAAATATCAACTAAGAACTCTGAGCGAAGTAGAAAAAGATTATTTGAGCACTATAAAATCCATTGAAAACAAGACGAAAAAGTAGATACTGTATATTTTGCAATTAATAAAAATTTTAAAGAGGTTTATTATGTTTGCTGATGTTGTGATAACAAAAAAAGCATACGAACTTGACCGTCTTTTCTGTTACCGTGTTCCTAAAGAACTCGAGGGAGAAGTTGAGAGAGGAAAAAGAGTTATTGTCCCTTTTGGAAGTTACGGTAAAACAGAAGGGATTATTTTTGATATAACAAACGAAAATAAAGAATTTGAAAATATCAAGAATATTTCCGAGATTATTGATAACACACCTGTTATAACCGAAACAGGTTTTAAAATAGCAGAGTTCTTAAGAAAAAAATATCTTTGTTCATATTATGATTCCCTGAAACTTAACATGCCAACGGGAATCAAAACATTTGTTGACGAAAAGATTTACCTTCTTGATTTTTCCGATAATCTTTCGGAAAATGAGGATTTGGTTGTAAGCACTCTTTTAAAATATAACGGTTGTTCTCTGAATCTTTTAAAAGAAAAGGTTAAAATAAAAAGTTTAAGAGCCTTACTTCTTTCTATGGAAGAAAGGGGAATAATTGAAATAAGAAGTGTTCACACTGAGAAAATAAAAGATAAGAAAGCAAAAATTATAACATTAACTAAAACAAGTGATGAAATTTCAGACTATATAGAAAATAACAAAAAAAATAAATCTCAAATAAGAGTACTTGAATTCTTAAGAGCCAATAAAAGTATTACTCTTTCTGAACTGAGAGAATTTACCAAAGCATCAAAAGACGCGATAGACAAGCTGGTCCTTAAAGGGTTTGCCGAAATTTCAGAAATTGAAGTTTTAAGAAATCCATTTTCCCATAAGGATTTTACAAAAGAAGAAAAATTAAAGCCTACCAATGAGCAAAAAAAAGCAATAGATACAATACTTACAAGTGATGATTCGACCTATCTTCTTCACGGAATAACAGGTTCGGGAAAAACTGAGGTTTACCTTCAAGTTATAGAAGAAGTTTTAAATAAAGGGAAAACTGCAATTGTGCTTGTACCTGAAATTTCCTTAACTCCTCAGATGGTAACAAGATTTTTTAAAAGATTTTCAGATAATGTTGCAGTTATCCATTCAGGGCTTTCCAAAGAGGAAAGATACGACCAGTATAAAATGATAAGAAAAGGGAAAATAAAAGTTGTAATCGGTGCAAGAAGTGCTATATTTGCACCTATTAAAAATGTCGG
The DNA window shown above is from Oscillospiraceae bacterium and carries:
- a CDS encoding cell filamentation protein Fic encodes the protein MDNNIIIFKTEDEQIKVDVRLHNESVWLTIDQMAELFERDKSTISRHIKNVYSDKELLPEATVAKFATVQIEGDRTVERNLDYYNLDVIISVGYRVKSLRGTQFRQWATKRLNEYIRKGFTMDDERLKNLGGGGYWKELLERIRDIRASEKVFYRQVLDIYATSIDYDPKAEISIEFFKKVQNKIHYAVHGQTAAEVIYNRADSEKEFMGLSTFKGNRPHLSDVVIAKNYLYEKELHSLGQIVSGYLDFAERQAEREQVMTMKDWSEHLDKILTMSGEQLLVGAGSISHTQAVNKATEEYKKYQLRTLSEVEKDYLSTIKSIENKTKK
- a CDS encoding phage antirepressor protein; this translates as MDNKIQIFEDKRIRTAWNEETEEWYFSVSDVVEILTDSRDVKQYIKKMRSRDAELNSKWGTICTPVEMIALDDKKRKIQAANVAGILRIIQSIPSPKAEPFKMWLAEVGKERIDETIDPELAIDRAIETFQKKGYSDEWIHQRILSIRVRNALTDEWDKHGVRKGVEYAILTDEITKAWSGMTTRKYKNLKGLTKENLRDNMSTTELILNMLAETSTTDISKEEHPQGLSENIKVAKRGGNVAKIARQALETETGKPAITSQNAAELNKAVVDLIENISKEEE
- a CDS encoding M23 family metallopeptidase yields the protein MILIMKKKRIKKDKVKMPEFLNLRFIGALVIVGIAIYLKFNPAYFNKTMSAVMGTNCDYNLLLSDVKKTVYAHTVGGKVFMMPVSDIITSPFGERDDPLTNEKVTHTGIDINASENTEVKSAYSGKVLRVEENEFYGKFIMIEHFNSLVSLYGHLNEQKVKVGDMVEKGDIIGLSGSTGRSTGPHLHFEIRKDGKCVDPEGYLI
- a CDS encoding four helix bundle protein yields the protein MAESIMLDKAKDFAVEIINMCKDIKETKRESVLTNQLMRSGTSIGANIHESKYAHGTADFISKMQIGLKECYESEYWLELLNRTGYIDDETYKSIINACGQIRRMLISSINTVKEKTNNKER
- a CDS encoding antibiotic biosynthesis monooxygenase — its product is MIKEKKFMYTIFVVFKCVPKKREEYIEKLKKEGIVDAIRNEDGCIKYDFYFSEKNKDEILLLETWESKKHQEIHLSQPHMDILRELKNDYVLSTKIGEFKLI